A genomic segment from bacterium encodes:
- a CDS encoding ankyrin repeat domain-containing protein, whose protein sequence is MNHAIRHERVDSVQRLIDRGYDLNSRVDETRRTPLMVAASEGNKKIVELLADNGADMNLQDRLGYTALHWAAYYNCGAVAEALAKRGASLNIEERKGFTPLILAAYYGHLGVVKALVEGGARTDIEDKRGQTALDYAKQGGFSELEEYLVKAQNSGAAK, encoded by the coding sequence ATGAACCATGCCATTCGTCACGAGAGAGTAGACAGCGTCCAAAGGCTCATTGATAGAGGCTATGACTTGAACTCGAGGGTGGACGAGACGCGAAGAACCCCGCTGATGGTGGCCGCCAGTGAAGGAAACAAGAAGATCGTTGAATTGCTGGCCGATAACGGCGCGGACATGAACCTGCAGGATCGGCTTGGATACACGGCCCTGCACTGGGCCGCCTACTACAATTGCGGTGCCGTTGCCGAAGCCCTCGCCAAGCGCGGGGCGTCGTTGAACATTGAGGAGCGGAAAGGTTTCACGCCCCTCATTCTCGCGGCCTACTACGGTCATCTGGGCGTCGTCAAAGCTCTCGTCGAAGGCGGGGCCAGGACGGATATCGAAGACAAGCGCGGCCAGACTGCGCTGGACTACGCCAAACAGGGCGGGTTCTCGGAGCTGGAAGAATACCTCGTCAAGGCACAGAACAGCGGAGCCGCCAAGTAA
- the nhaA gene encoding Na+/H+ antiporter NhaA, with protein sequence MIGRTRRRAAVAPGPFLREFLRHEAAGAVVLLAATAIALAVANSPLAAAYGRLLHAEIGLPFGPPGLAQPLKQWVDDALMTLFFFVVGLEIKREVVVGELSSRRRALLPVLAALGGMAAPAAIYLAFNGGGGAAAGWGVPVATDIAFSLGVLALLGPRVPAGLKVFLAALAIADDIGAILVIAVFYTSGLHWDWIGFALVPLAALLAANRRRVESPLVYLAAGVTLWFAVLSSGIHATVAGVIAAFTVPAAAREPHGVAPLQRFERAVHPISTFLVLPAFALANAGIALSGVRLGSPVALGIILGLVAGKLCGVLLAVWLAVRAGVAEVPAGVGWRHLSGAAALAGIGFTMSLFIANLAFAPGPESAEATSAIFAASIVAGCLGYVLLRFWAPPAGADGASQRKG encoded by the coding sequence GTGATCGGGCGCACCCGGCGGCGCGCGGCCGTGGCGCCGGGCCCCTTCCTCCGGGAGTTCCTGCGCCACGAGGCGGCCGGCGCGGTCGTCCTGCTCGCGGCGACGGCGATCGCCCTGGCGGTGGCCAACAGTCCCCTCGCCGCGGCGTACGGGCGCCTCCTGCACGCCGAGATCGGCCTTCCGTTCGGCCCGCCCGGCCTTGCTCAGCCGCTGAAGCAGTGGGTCGACGACGCGCTGATGACGCTCTTCTTCTTCGTCGTCGGCCTCGAGATCAAGCGCGAGGTCGTCGTCGGCGAACTGTCGTCGCGCCGTCGCGCGCTGCTGCCGGTGCTCGCGGCGCTCGGCGGCATGGCCGCGCCAGCCGCCATCTACCTGGCGTTCAACGGCGGGGGGGGCGCCGCCGCCGGCTGGGGCGTGCCGGTCGCGACGGACATCGCCTTCTCGCTCGGGGTGCTCGCGCTGCTCGGTCCGCGCGTGCCCGCCGGGCTGAAGGTGTTCCTCGCGGCGCTCGCCATCGCGGACGACATCGGCGCGATCCTCGTGATCGCCGTCTTCTACACGTCGGGTCTTCACTGGGACTGGATCGGGTTCGCGCTCGTGCCACTGGCGGCGCTGCTGGCGGCGAACCGGCGGCGCGTGGAGTCGCCGCTCGTCTACCTCGCTGCCGGGGTGACACTCTGGTTCGCGGTGCTCTCTTCGGGCATCCACGCGACGGTCGCCGGCGTGATCGCGGCCTTCACGGTCCCCGCGGCGGCCAGGGAGCCGCACGGCGTGGCGCCGCTCCAGCGCTTCGAGCGGGCCGTCCACCCGATCTCGACCTTCCTGGTGCTGCCCGCGTTCGCGCTCGCCAACGCCGGCATCGCGCTCTCGGGCGTGCGGCTGGGCTCGCCGGTGGCGCTGGGCATCATCCTCGGCCTCGTCGCCGGCAAGCTCTGCGGCGTCCTGCTCGCGGTGTGGCTGGCCGTCCGCGCGGGCGTTGCCGAGGTGCCCGCCGGGGTGGGGTGGCGTCACCTCTCCGGGGCCGCCGCGCTGGCCGGGATCGGCTTCACGATGTCGCTGTTCATCGCCAATCTCGCGTTCGCTCCGGGGCCCGAATCGGCCGAGGCTACGTCGGCCATCTTCGCCGCCTCGATCGTCGCGGGCTGCCTCGGCTACGTGCTGCTGCGCTTCTGGGCCCCGCCGGCCGGGGCCGACGGGGCGTCACAGCGGAAGGGATGA